The DNA region GGACGTAACACCGGCAGGAATCTGCTACAGCCCGCTTGTCTTTGATGAGGTACCTTCAGAACCTCACGATGTAAGCGTTGACTATATAATAACAGAGAAAGGAATAATAGATATCAATGGATAATCAGAAAGATGAAAACGGTCAGGAAAGAAATAAAAAGACCTGCTTCGTCCGGAAACAAGCCAAAAGGCCACGTTTTTCAGGATTTTATGAAGGCAATTTCTTGCACCTGCACCGCCTCCGAAGAAGAAAAGACCTTCAAAGGTGATTCCGATATATCAGACCTAAGAAAGGAAACCGTATAGGCAATAAGCCTTGTGGTTTATTTTCCGCTATACTCAGTGTATCAGTACTCTCATCTATAGGAATAATATTCTTAGCCAGAGAATTTCTCGGTATAGACAAGAGTGCGGCTACCTACA from Ruminococcus sp. HUN007 includes:
- a CDS encoding 5-formyltetrahydrofolate cyclo-ligase, coding for MKKDVTPAGICYSPLVFDEVPSEPHDVSVDYIITEKGIIDING